In Diadema setosum chromosome 7, eeDiaSeto1, whole genome shotgun sequence, the DNA window CCTGATAGCAGAGACACGTCAGAACGACGTCTATTTCACGTCAGCGCTGTACCTATATACATTTGTTGAAACGTTGTGTTTTATTGTGCGTTGTCATTTGGCGAAAGACAACTTCATTTTTAGGCAGTAATGGTAAATAATCAAAAGAAAGCTACTTTACCCGATATTAACCAAATTCAAGATCTTTTCATTTAGATGGAACATCGAGCATCacatcaggggggcatttcatgaaggaacttgtcggataaaatgtccgacaagtcaattatatccgacaagttcagagaaatcagccaatcagactaaagaatttctcaaaacttgtcggatataattgacttgtcagatattttatccgacaagttccttcatgaaatgccccccagagtTATAAACGCTACTGACGTtgtactgttgttgttttttctttaagtaTACCGATAACTCGATGGGCGCCTGACGGCGCAATGATTGCATCTTCCATGCACTTggtatgtgtgtctatgtgtttgcgtgtgtgtgtgtgtgtgtgtgtgtgttcgtgtgggTGTTGTGTATCTATgtacttgtgtgtttgtgtgtttatgtgcttgtgtgtttttGGATGTGGTAGGTGTGCAGCATACCGTTACTTGCAAAAGTCTTGTGCATgctaaaaaagtaataataatcaagatttattttgaaagaaaataaaagtaggTCAAAAAAGTGAggtcgttgttcacgtctgaaaaaataaactttctgGTCATAATCATAAAATTGTAAGAAATTGTACActcttttgtaacgttattcAAACTTTCAACTTGTGTTATGAGCACATATTTTCTATTTCAATTGCGGAAACATATTGTGAACTACAGGTTGTAGTTTAGTAATCATGTTATTAAGCATTACAACTTTTTGCtcgtatattatatatatatatatatatatatatatatactcctaatgtatatatatatatatatatatatatatatacaacaatgTTGCAACTATATATACAGgaataggtggtagacgtaGATACAGGATTTAGGACATTAGGAGTAGAGTAGGTTAGATTCGTATTATGGTTGTACCTTGAGTTACAGCTTTATTACATCTTGGAATGAGATACTGCTAAGCCTTGCGGTCACAACttaaaaaagatatcaaaatcacgtccattttatttgtttattttcgccAAAAAGGCGACTTTAGgacttttttcttgttttctttaaaaaatatacGTTAGAAAGGCATGAATTGACGTGCAAACGACGTGTAAATGACGCTACTCTGACGTGACATCTTGTCTTAAAAACGGTAATTTACACGTCATTAAGAGTTTTCTATATGACCGccaaatatgacgtcttttggaCTACTTCTACACTTGGACTACACGTCAGAACGACGTCTATTTTATGTCAGCGCTctcgtcagaaagacgtcgtaAACTGTCGACAAAATTACGTCATCTTactcaaatggaagacgtaaaaaagacgtcatatttagacgtcagaaagacgtctAATATGTCGTCTTAACgacgtaaataaacaaagataatggACGTGATCTAAACGTCTTAGACTGACGTTAAAATGTAtctttgctcaaatggaagacgtcaaaaagacgtcatatttgtgacgtctgtCTGACGTCTAGCTGGTCGTACAAAGACGCCTTAATGACGATTAGACTACTACTTGAAAGACAATATATCACGTCAGAATAACGTCATAAACATGTCGTTTACACGTAATTTACACGTCATTAAGAATTCTCTATAATATGACCAccaaatatgacgtcttttggaCTCCCTCTACTTaagcaaaaatacgacatatttcACGTCAGTTTAAACCATCTATATGAggttcattttctttattttcgtCAAAAAGACGTTTTTTGACGGCAGATCTTGTCTTTAAATTAGAAATTTACACGTCTTCATGGAGTCATTGTATGAGCACCaagacgtcagaaagacgtcacaaatatgacgtcttttagATGTCTTCCATATGAGCAaaaatgcgatttttttttctttacgtcAGTTTATTAGACGTCTAAATGGCGTCGATCTTCTGTGATTATTTGTGCCAAAAAGACGACTATAATGACTTCAAATTGACATCATTCTGACGTGTCTCTAGTATCAGGGAATACGTCGCTAGTATGACGTGAAAAACACCTTTAAAGAGCAACGTAAATTTGACGTCATTTATTCGGtgttaatatgacgtcataaatatgTCCTgaattgacgtaaattttacgtctAGTAATACGTTAATTATACAACGTCGTAagtacgtcgcaaaactgacgtaaacTTTATATTATCAATTAGTCGCTAATATAACATCAAAAATACGTTGCAAAGCGACGTAAATTTTACGGCAGTTACACGGCGTTAATATGACGTGAAGAATACACGCAAAACTGACCTAAATTTTACGTCTTTTGTACGGCgcttatatgacgtcataaatacgtcgcaaaactaaCGTAGATTTCACGTTATCAATACGTCGCTTATATGACGTCAGGAATTCGtcgcaaaacaaagtaaatttgaCGTAACTATTACGTCGTTTTTATGACGTGCTAAATACGTCGCAAAGCAACTTAGATCTTGCGTCATTAGTACGTCGTTAATTTGACGTGAAAAAATACGTTgcaaaattgacgtaaattttacgtcattAATACGTCACTAACAATTGGTAAAACACATGACGGAAAactgacgtaaattttacgtcattACGAAGTCCgtaacatgacgtgataaatacgttgcaaaaagaCGTTATAATCACATCATTTTCTGGTCATTCTATGACGTGCGACCAGTTTTACCAGTTGCGACCAAATAAAGACATCTTTTCGACGTCAATCTGCTATGTGGGAATTTATATTTCTCTGGTGTTGTTACCATACACAGGTTTGACTGTTCAGTGGtgttaatgaaattaaaaagaatggaaaaagaggaagaatgaATTAATGAACCAAAAGACTATCCTCACATCCAAATGTCCGAGCCATAGCCAGCGGCCGCCAGCACCAGCCTCCCCGACAGGTCAAGCGTAGGATTGAGAGGCGGTCCAGCGTTGTAGCCATAGGCGTGGATGATGAGAAAGACGATGAAGCCGAAGAAGAGAGGGATAACGCCCTGGGGTGGAGCCTGGTTGCGACGATCAGCCACGGCTCCGATGAGCGCCAGCATCAACGCCGTGTTCAAAATCTGTATCAAGATTGTGGTAGATTATAACGTACTGCTATTCGCCAAACTCGATGCGTGGCCAACAAAACACCATAGATCATTGATTACACTTGTATTCTGAaaactcaatcaatcaatcaatcaaccaatctctctctctctctctctctctatacatatatatatatatatatatatatatatatatatatatatatatatatatatatatatatttatttatttatttatataatatatatataaacccctcaaaaaagtttggaaatctgagtttgatcaatcatttctcatttttccttagaaatcagcattttcatggagtgaaacatgtatgcgttcaaccaaaaaacagataaacaaataaacaaacacacacacacacacacacacacacacacacacaaacgagcATGACTCAAACCATTTTATCTCACAAAACCTCGCCACATTAACCACAACAAAGACATGAAGAAGTGAAATGGCATGGTCTTGGTTTTATTGGTGAGTTTCATCTTTATTATGTCTTCATTTTGTCGTTATTTTCTCTTTACTTTATGTTTAGTACATTGTCTTTAtaattgtcaatgaacatgGTCGGGGCTCAGTATCTGGTGGACGACCCAAGTGCTTGCACCACCGCCTGGCACCGTGTCCTCATGCTGTTGATTAGTTTCGTGATTCGCTGCTGAGGAATGGCGTTCCACTCGTCAACCACTATCTGACGGAGTCCTGCCAATGTCGTTTCATTTGTGACCCTCTTCCCCACAGCTCGGCCAAGTTGATCCCAAAGATGTTCTATGGGGTTGAGGTCAAGGCTGCATGCAGGCCAGTCCATTCTAGTGATGCCCTCTCTCTCGAGAAAGTTGCGCACATATCTCGCTCTATGTGGTCAATTGCGTTGTCATCTTTTTGAAGCATCTCATCTTTAATTTGCCCTATGGCGCGGGCTTTTTGAACATTGCTTACACATGGCATGATGTACAACCATAAAACTTGATGAGCTATCAAAATTGTCTGGCATGGCACCACTGAAAATTTGAATGTGAAGTTAAGATGTCTGTTGAAATTTGCCTTCATGGCTGACCagttgagaacaaaagacataatACAAAAGAATATGTTGTCTATTTACTCTTCACGACCGTTTTTATTCATAAGGACAgttcttgttcattttgcaGCTTTTCAATGCAGACCTTATCAGACACTTTTGAGTACAGCCCTTTACTTGATAGCATAATCATATTGAGTAGGATATTTCAAAGAGAATTTGataatctttccattgatagCAAGCATGTATTGTATAGTGCTTACAAACTGGAGAAATTTACAACTGCAGTcaaatttccaaacttttttgaggggtttatatatacatacatgtcgagaattcacgtattggctccaatataacgaagaatcaagaaataaactagtaatgcattttttttttgccaataaagaatgagtttattgtactaattttcggtggcctccaccttcttcaggagtctgcaaaaaaaaaaaaaaaagcattactagtttatttcttgattcttcgttatatatatacagtcaaacctgccttagcggccacctgtctatagccgCCACCTAGTGACCTAGCTGTCTGTAgcagccactgaaaaatccccccgagagaaaagccctgtttaagaccctgtgtatagcggccacctgtctaacgcggccagcggccacagaTTTTGTTTCCCTCGGTAGATtttcacctgtctatagcggccacagaccCGGTAATTCGGCGTGTTTTTCTGGTTTGTGgccgtgccagtcattcatgggcaacgttcagtgatcgccaccgctgcattcatcacttattcagtcatgataatgcactagtgttaagctttcttcacgactgtaCAACATGCTACTGtgtaacaatttcataaacgccggcattgttcaatgcatgaaacgcACGTGTGCatacatacgcatgtacatgtatgtcctacACTAAGTACTTATagatgtatacaacgatgatacatgtatcacatgtacagtacatgtataggcaatgcacacatatagttggataacctgtctatagcggccacctgtctataacggccatttttcgtttcccttgggtggccgctatagacaggtttgactgtactgtatatatatatatatatatatatatatatatatatatatatatatgtatatatgaagggtctgtttgcaaaaaccgataagtccatttttgaagattttgaagtacgatctctgtcatgaagtacaaaataataccttttaaatgatatatcggtcactacatataaaggtatatttttgaagttatggtcaaaagaagcaaaacatttcttattattctttttatttttcttgacctttaatcgcaaatatctccatttggcaaatatagacttatcggtttttgcaaacaaactcttcatatatttatatatatgtaacatTATATAAACAATAGATGATTCATATATAAACTGCGTCAAAATTTAACGAAAAGTGTTCTAAACACTGATTGATGCGATACGTTGGacgatataggcctacatgcattcTACACATAAAGTAGATGACACTTTCAGTAGTACACTATCAGTGCATCGAAGAGAAGTTTGATACTAGCAATGACAATTATTCAGCAACATGATAGCTCAATGGATTCAGTTGTGAAAACTCTTGAAAAAATGATACAGGAAAACAGGAAAAAGCAGTATGTGTAAGCGAAGAAAAATTGGTCACCAGCTGAACGCCTATATAAATTGTATTGATATGTCTCTcagagaatttaaaaaaaaaagaaagataaatgaCTTGTATCCGTGATTTTTCACTTGTGTTACTCTTTCCCCCCAAATCAGTCCGTCAACTGACTGATAGCTGAGTATACAGAACCGTCGGCATTCTCTTGTGTGCCTTTGCTCTCGCCACGGTCATTTTGTTTACTCCATTCGTCCACTTCCTGACGATACCCATCCATCCTGTTTTTGTACGTCCTAGCCTTGCCTTCCCTTCAACGTGTCCTTCTACCGTCATCTGTGCTGTCTGGTCGCCGTTTCCAATGACCGTGTTTCCACATACAGCTTCCTGTTCCTTAGCTGTATGGGCAAGCAGACCTTCTTCTTCTGAAACTCCTCGCATTGGTCTTCATATCTCTCTAGCTGACCTGGAACATTCTACGCCATACCCACAGCTCAAACGCATTTAATTTCCTAATTTCCCTCAACTGAGACTATTTTCATTTCGTCGTTTTGATATCGTGCcgaaagagggaaagagaaaatgagagaaaacatCGAAAGATATTGTGGAGAAAACGCTTAATTCATAgctactttcaatccatttaaTCACCAGAAAAAGTATGTATTATACGTGTGATCATCAAATAATAGTAGTAAATCTGAGGTGTTGCTCAAACCTGTTCAAAAACCGCTGTAATCGGTGACAGGAAAGGCTGGGGAAAAGTGGCGAAGATTGAAGCTGTCCCATTCTCACCGAAAACCTGTCGAGTTCCACCGTCCAGATCATCAAAAGCGTCTATGATTTAGTGCAACAGAAAATAGATCACGCTCAAGCATCATAAGTGAGCAAATTAAAACGAAAACAAACTACTGCATCTGATTACGTAGAATTgaatccttaaaaaaaaaaaaacgctctCTGTTTTTCCATGTAGCTTTCTTTCAATCTAGAGAAGGACCAGTCAtaagggttacagctcgttattccgaaggttcgttattccgaaggctctttattcctaagattcgttattccgaaggttcattgttccgaatttcattttcggattaacaaatcttcggagtaacgaaccttcggaataacgccacaaattttcggattaacgaaccctttttcattttcggattaacgaacctctaggtatagggaatttgcgtgtttcggagtaacgacccttcggaataacgaaccttcggaatagcgaaccttcggaataacgaacagcaccccataAGAAGTTTtctgaaaacacaaaacaacagcaGATCACCTTTATACTAGGTgctacaaaaacatttcccacttttgatccataacagTTTGAAAACTACaaatcagataacactgtcattggtatgagtaatagctgagtGGTGTACAATTAAGTTGCAGATGATTTgtatatgaaagcataaatcattTTCGTGAAgtccatgattaattttaaagttaggttccagattttggtcaaattctaACCCTatgtacaaaatttgaacatttgattaatgatgtgtatgtgagtgtgtgcttacaatggccttgaacaatggacatgaatatcacctgttcagagctctgctgaatAGGCTTCAGAGGTCTATTGCtccaggcacatgaatgctttattaatgattcatgtggattgccctgggcactgctagtctgaattcatggtaaagggtgaaatgcatgcacatgaaaaaaaagtaagcacatgtatttccatgtgcttgcatatactacatttcaggatgaatgaagactagctgtgatagtggaatttctcatgaataaattaataataaagcatttaaaccctggccattgtccagaaccattgtctgggtgttaaccacacactcccatacacaccaataaTGACCACTGTGCAAAGTAAAggtttgtacagagggttgaaaatagagcaaaatctgaatcctaacttaaaaattcatctttaatttcatgaatctgattcatgctttcatttttaaattactTCCAACAAAACcctacactattcagctattgctcatatcaatgtcagtggtATCTGAtctatagtttttgaactattaaggatcaaaaattggaaatgtttctgtaacacctagtacttaTACCATGTAGGGGAGGAAGGTCTCGAGCCTCGGTGAttaagtttgccttttcctcccctggcaaccagcAGCATGCACCTGGAACCACcacaatattattttcatatcatgtaatacgattttctgtttgtattttatgtcaacttgtattgtatattgaattgccgaataaataaataataataatagtagcaATTCAAGAGTGATCGGTCTGTACATAATTTAATATTGTTTATATTTATTTTGCTTCGGCTCATTTTGTGCTTCTGCTTTAGACTACTAAAGTCATGCATATGATACTGGTAATTCGTGTTTCTCTGTCGAGAGCCTGTACTGAGTCTTGCTTTCCAAACGCGTTCGCTGAAGGGGGTGAAGTTCAACGAACATTCTGTCGTGATTAGTCCCCAAGTTTTCATCCTGCGCAGCTGGCCTATTGCATATTTTATCGATGTTACTTGTCCATTCCGACAGATTTAGAGTGTATCGGAGCTGTCGTGAGATCTTAGATTGTGCTTCCACTAAACACCATTCTTATATAAGCTATTAAAAGTGTTCCTTCTTCAGACATGTCCTGGGAACAATCAATACATGCACTTCGTGCCCTAAGTCGAAAATGTAATTCTGGTTGTCTGTTTACGCAGGACTTCAAAGAAGACACGCAATAATCAGATCTCGTTGAGATTAATGGATACATTGTTGAAGATTACTAAACGGGCTATTGGTTCAGTTCCCCCAGTGCCAATACTCGTGGCCGAATCGGGACATAATTAAGTGATCACACAAAACCATCCTCATCAAATCTGTACAAGTAATCTATACTATAGCCCGCAAAGCAAGGATCTAAAAACTTCgtgttttcttttgaagaacaGTTAGAAAttgatttgtgtgtatatgtgtgtgtgccctGCATTAGCTATTTTGcaattgttataattatcatgGACGGGCTTCTCGTCTATGATAATATTCTCATGATAGTTTCCTGTGTTCACATTCACTGTTAGTATAAAGATAACATTGTTTTCCCCTACCAATCcatccccctcccatatttctCTATTAATCTCTCcgtcttcctctctctctctctctctctctctctctctttctttctcttagaTAATTGCACCGTTAAGAGCAATAGATGAAGAAAGGAAAGGCAACTGTTCCTTCTTAATTCCCTACCCTGCTACATTATAGATCATAATCATTTATTGGAATCATTACACATTAGATCTATTTTTGACGTTTTgtttagagtgaaaatgttaTGATAAACCAGTGTATGTTTCAGGTCAAATATGGAtagtttagttttggttgagagggggattcaaagtttatcttttttgcgagataattggaAACCATCTGTAAAACAttattgtaagaggaattcaatgtatATTCAGAATTATATGCTTATTGTATCACGAAACTGTTGGAAACATTAAGGCcccatctcaatcaaaactatatcaCCCCTTTAATACGTAAATTTAGACAAACATAACTGTGGAAGCTTCATGAATCTGGGTGTAGAACagtcaaaaagaaagacaatGGAATTTCGAAGTTTTTTCATGTGATACTGAGTCACAAACACATAGCTATGATTGGCTATGACCGCTTGTTTGTCAGATGTTTTAGAATTTTTCAACTTTTTGATAATtcaattcatattcatttcatttcattttcttccacaGAACATAACATGATGAACGAAAATTACGAATGATCTTGAGAACACAATAATTGGctatatgatgaaaattagaGGTGTTAACGAATTAAAAGCAAATGTACATATTTTCCAACCAATTGTAATATGTATATTGCAGTATCCGTGCTCTGAGAAAAAGCAAAATGAGGGGTCCACTACAAAGTGGAGCTTACATACTGTGGACAAATCATGTAATCGACTCATGatcttacaaaataaaaatgtaaagtCATTCTGGACATGACAGACATCACAGGACAGAaggaaacaaacataaaaacaaaacacaaatacatatacaaaatCACAGCAACACAGTATGACTATATAGACAAGGTCTACAAGCTGTTATTGAAGAATCAGAAAAGGGACGGTCAAGAAAGTTGCTTGAATATCtgatgattcagtgtagctGTAAATCTGTGATGATAAAACGAAAATATGCATTTCACTATCTGGGGATGACGATATTTATATTCATTACGGATTAATTACAAACACTGTCTCTTCGGTAGGACTCGAAAAGAGGCAAAATATCAGCTTGGGCTAAAAAGATTATATAATGAGAGAGcgttttcttttttggtttcATCGTTCGGAGAATCAAAAAATGTAGGGCCTGTGTATGTGAATGCATTTTGAGCTTATCAAGTCCTTAAGACCAGTAAGTGAAAACGATTCGAACACCTACTAGGATATTTATGAAACAATTCATTTctctaaaatatgaaattaaaggtaTGTGGGATTGTATTATACTTCAATTAAACATTATTGTTTCAACTGTAAccaatacaaatctttaattttttgaATTCTGTAATCCAAAAAACAAATGGTGAATCTGACTGGATGCGCGGGGTGATCCGCTTAGATCATTTCGGTAGCAACTTTTTGGTAATGACAGCAGTTTATCTAACAAAATGAATGCTGGTGGTTTTTtccccatgctaaaattccaTAGTTTCAGTTAAAATCAAGGAAGGATATAAATTCAACAGAGAAGTGGAAGGCATATGCAATTGAAATCTGTTGATAATACCAATGTTACGTGGAATAGCTGTACAGATGTTGACCCCAAGATGATTTATTATTGACAGTGACAACCAcccagaaatttgattttaGATATATTTTCCAAAGGAGTGCCGTTAAATAATATGATATCTGTTGGCAAAACTTCATTCGAATGGCTAAAAGTCATGTACTATATACTTGGCTTCTGAAGATTTAGAGACAATTTATTTGCTCTTATCCATCGAGTAACTTTTTGCAATTCGGAATTTTTTGTTCATACAAAAGTAATTGGAGTTTGGtgcgaaaagaaaacatttgaatcaTGTGCTAACAGTGTAAATCACTGGATATTCGAGGATCTGCAAAAATCATAATGAACCATAAAGGACTAATAGTAAACCACCCAGTGGAACATCGCAAGTAATATCTTTCAAGCTTGAATATTATCCCTTCATAATGTACATCAACtatacctccccctcccccttaaacAAAGTTATCTTGTTGAAATGTTCAGATTATAATGTGAAGGCATAATATTAATTCAAGTCtatgataaaacaaagaaaagagaaagaaaaaaacaaggtgaaCTTTTCTTTGAATTGACTTGTAAGGCCATACATAGTGAAAATTCGTATGATTTTCATACTTGAATGTGCTCGGTAACATCTGAATTAAGAACTGTAATTTTCTGACTTTTTTACGTCTGGCTTTCATGAAACTTTGTTGTtctgtttctttgattttgtttattcaaaGTAAATTCAGCAATACGGTCGTGATGTCATGACGACACGAACAATCTTGTGTCTATAACAAGGGGCAGTATAATAGAAATTACTATACTTGTACCTGTGTAAATCAAGTAGGCTGTGCCAGCTCCGAGAAAACCTCCCATAAGTTGTGCGATGATATAGAAAGGGACCTTCCACCAGGGAAAGGCGCCCACGGCAGCCAGGCCTAGAGAGACGGCTGAGTTTAGGTGACCACCTGACCCCAGGGATATATCATGAAAGACGCTTAGTAGTTGGCATGTCAAAATATGTCATGTAGGTTTCACGTAATTAAGTACGTTACAAGCGTGCATACGTATACTGTTAAGATTTTGGTCGCAATATAGATTCCTATATATCTTTAATACATCTACCGTtttacttaaaggcataatttaccatttgcagataaaataaaaacccagcattagtgcttgtgagtgaaatgtgagttagggatagaaacaaccaatgtaaaaatttgaaccagtatgtgaacaatagttatgatagaaaatgtttccagactaaaccgccTAATATGGTTTAATGAAacaaatagtgatatctccttatattttaggctttattgcgaaaattttatatggtaggatgttttgtaatgcAACTGACCTATAGGCAtcaaaagtaatatcttgaacattttttaaatcactgctcccaaaggtaaacaggacctttaataaaGGAGCATATCATCATAACAAGTAACATAAGATGATAAAAGTCATTTAATCTCTTCAGgaagaaaattgaaatatgtgAAGACAGCGGAAACAGAgagcaaatgaaataagaggAAACGAAATGGAAAGGTTAACTTTCAAATGTTATGTTGCTATGAAGGCTAATCAAACTACAGGAGAGAAAGGACATTAATTTGCATCCTAAACATCTACTTCTCCAGAGGTTTCTATCCTGTCGATTGCTATAAAAAGCTTTATGTAAGGGTTCATTATAAATCAGCTGTCGTTCTCTTCCCTTTGATAACGTTAATGACGTCAAATTTATTTGCGATTATTGGAGAAGAGACCTGTGCTgacaactacaaaaaaaaaaaaaaatggcaaaaacacCTGATAAACTTTCAATTAATTTCACGCGGATATAATGAACAAAAGCTTGAATGCAATGCTTTGATCTttattcatcaaaattcaagtttgaTATTTAATTACACTACAAGGTTGACGTTAAGCGCCGTTACACATTATATTCTATTAGACATTAGACAGGCCCTACTTGTGTTGACGCCTATAGGTTTTGTATCAGGGAAACCACTCTATtagtcttgaaaaaaaaaaaaaaaaaacccgcatcACTACCAATAACACGGTCTATCAAAGACGTGAGATTCATGTCGCCCCTCACTCcgccgctctctctctctctcttctcttttctttcccctactgtttattctttttcttttgttgctgtCACGTACAGTATATCATGATGATATAAAGGATTGACTGACAACACAGATTCAGTTGTAATTCGTGGTTAGAATAAAATAGACTACAGAATAAAATTAGATTAAATCAagtgaattaaaaagaaaatgaaacaaagaaaatacataaagaaaatagaatacAAGATAGAATGTTAAATCAATACAAGCTCCATTGGGACGTGGTACATCCAATAGTATAACATCTGGCCTGTTGTacaaaacatttcacttttgtcATACAACCTTTATAAAGCGTAG includes these proteins:
- the LOC140231092 gene encoding aquaporin-9-like codes for the protein MACAQNKDKLRKIFTLRNELARQTLCEFYGMYLYAVLVRGVAARATLSMSTSNFQTAFSIGMALALSIYSGFGVSGGHLNSAVSLGLAAVGAFPWWKVPFYIIAQLMGGFLGAGTAYLIYTDAFDDLDGGTRQVFGENGTASIFATFPQPFLSPITAVFEQILNTALMLALIGAVADRRNQAPPQGVIPLFFGFIVFLIIHAYGYNAGPPLNPTLDLSGRLVLAAAGYGSDIWIPRGSHWWVIPIVGPTIGSALGSWSYYLAVELHHPRVDDTAELGLEGTNLKQGEFKANES